A single genomic interval of Mycobacterium sp. DL592 harbors:
- a CDS encoding acetyl-CoA C-acetyltransferase — MRRAAIVAPLRTAVGTFGGSLRPSRAEDLAAAVTRAVVAASGVDPSLIEDVVFAQSYANSEAPCIGRWVALHAGLPITVPGLQIDRRCGGGLQAVITAAMTVQTGAADVVIAGGAESMSNIEHYSTTARWGSRSGNQVLYDRLDRGREMSQPSWRFGPISGMIETAENLARDYGIRRQSADEFAVRSHRRAAAAQRAGAFDNEIVPVEVPQRRGDPLTFDSDEGVRPDTTIETLARLRAVVPDGTVTAGNSSQQNDAAAACLVVAEDRLDDLGLEPIGFLEGWAAVGCEPSRMGIGPVGAVEKLFSKTRFLIDDMDLIEINEAFAVQVLAVLSGLDVKLDDVEDRLNVNGSGISLGHPIAATGVRIMTTMLHELRRRGGGFGLETMCIGGGQGLAAVFEGVS; from the coding sequence TGTCGCCCCGCTGCGCACGGCAGTCGGCACCTTCGGCGGATCGCTGCGGCCGAGCAGAGCCGAGGATCTCGCTGCCGCGGTGACGCGGGCTGTCGTGGCGGCCAGCGGTGTTGATCCCTCGCTCATCGAGGACGTCGTATTCGCACAGTCCTACGCCAACTCCGAGGCGCCCTGCATCGGCCGGTGGGTGGCACTGCACGCAGGCCTGCCGATCACCGTGCCGGGGCTGCAGATCGACCGGCGCTGCGGTGGAGGACTGCAAGCGGTGATCACCGCCGCGATGACGGTGCAGACCGGTGCCGCCGATGTAGTGATCGCGGGCGGAGCCGAATCGATGAGCAACATCGAGCACTACAGCACAACGGCACGATGGGGTTCGAGGTCGGGCAATCAGGTCCTCTACGACCGGCTGGACCGGGGCCGCGAAATGTCACAGCCGAGTTGGCGATTCGGGCCGATCAGCGGAATGATCGAGACCGCCGAGAATCTGGCGCGCGACTACGGCATCAGACGCCAATCCGCCGACGAGTTCGCTGTCCGCAGCCACCGACGCGCCGCCGCGGCGCAGCGTGCCGGCGCGTTCGACAACGAGATCGTGCCCGTCGAGGTACCCCAACGACGTGGCGACCCGCTCACCTTCGACAGTGACGAGGGTGTGCGCCCGGACACCACCATCGAGACGCTGGCCCGGTTGCGCGCCGTAGTGCCCGACGGCACGGTGACGGCGGGGAACTCCAGCCAGCAGAACGATGCGGCGGCGGCGTGCCTGGTTGTCGCCGAGGACCGCCTCGATGATCTCGGGCTGGAGCCCATCGGATTTCTCGAAGGATGGGCTGCGGTGGGCTGTGAACCGTCGCGGATGGGTATCGGGCCGGTGGGTGCGGTCGAGAAGCTCTTCTCGAAAACCCGATTCCTCATCGATGACATGGACCTGATCGAGATCAACGAAGCGTTCGCCGTCCAGGTGCTGGCGGTTCTGAGCGGGTTGGACGTCAAGCTGGACGACGTCGAAGACCGGCTCAACGTCAACGGATCGGGAATATCGTTGGGTCATCCCATCGCCGCAACCGGCGTACGGATCATGACCACCATGCTGCACGAATTACGGCGCCGCGGTGGTGGATTCGGGCTGGAGACGATGTGTATCGGTGGCGGACAGGGCCTGGCCGCCGTCTTCGAGGGAGTGTCGTGA